Below is a genomic region from Methylobacterium sp. FF17.
CATGCCGTGCCCACGATGGTGGTGATGGCGCATGCCATGGCCGCGGTGGCCGTGGCTGTCGTGCATGCGAACATCGACGATGCTGGTCGGGGCATCGACGGCGCCGACCATACCGGGAGCGGCGGAGGCAGGTGCGGCGATGCCGATGGCACCGAGCGCGGCCAGGGCGGCGACGGCGAACAGGGACTTCCTCATAGGAGCTTCCTCGTTGGTTGTTGCTGGATCGTCTTGGCCCCGGGCCGGACCGGCGAACGGCCCATCGGGAGCGACGAGGAACGGCTTCGCTTCGAGGAGGGTTCCGCGGATGCGCAGTCTCCCGATGGTCATGGATAAGGAAGGCTTGTCCCTGACTTACCGCGATGTCGGCGTTGTTCGTCCGCGAGGCGGATCCCGGGTTCGAACGGAGTGGCCATGCGTCTGCGACCGTGTTACCTATTGGGTAACGTAGTGCGGAGCATTACCTTGCGGGTAACGGATTGGTGCGATGCAGATCCGTTTCCGGTCTAGGCGCCTGGGGAAGGCGCTGTCGGACCCGAAGGAGATGGCGAAGGCCTACGGGGACAGGGCGAAACCGATACGGAAGCGGCTGGACGTGTTGGGGCAGGCGGCCTGCCTCTCGGACGTTCCGACGGAGCCACCCGTCCGCCGGCATCAACTCGGCGGTAACCGGGACGGCCAACTCTCGGTCACGATCAAGGACAACTGGCGTATCGTCTTCGTGCCCGACCACGACCCGGTGCCCTGCCTGCCTGACGGCGGGCTCGACACGGGTCAGGTCACGGCGGTCGAGATCATCGAAATCGTCGACTACCATGGCAACTGAACGGCGGAGACCAAGGGGATGACGACGCAGGAAGCCTGGACGCCGCAATGGGCGACCCATCCCGGCGAACACCTCGAAGAGTACATCCAGGAGCGCGGCTGGTCCCAGGCCGAGTTCGCCCGCATCGCCGACATGACGCCCAAGCTAGTCAGCACGATCATCAACGGCTCCAACCCGGTCACGCCCGAGACCGCACTGAAGCTGGAGCACGTGCTCGGCCTCAAGGCCTACATCTGGACCGGCCTCCAGGCGAACTGGGACCTGTTCCAGGCTCGGCAGCGGGAGCAGGAGGCGGCCGTGCGGGAGGCCGAATGGCTCAAGGGGTTCCCTATCAGGGAACTGAAGGCCTGTGGTCGCCTTCCCCAGACCAACGACCCCGGCAGGATCATGGACGGTCTGCTGGGCCTCCTCGGGATCGGGGGACCGCACGCCTACGAGGCGAAGCTCGGTTCCCTGGCCGTGCACCACCGCAAGGCGAGGACCGGCACCACCTCGCCCCACCACATGCTGTGCTGGCTGATGCTGGGCGAGGAGAAGGCGCGCCGGCTCAGCCTGCCGGCCTACGATCCGGGGCGGTTCAAGCAGGGATGCGCAGAGATCCGTTCGCTGACCGTGGAAATGCCTGAGACCTTCGAGCCGCGCATGCTCGAAATCTGCCATGCGTCCGGCGTCGCCCTAGTGTTCCAGAAGCCCCTAAGCAAGACCTGCGTCTTCGGATCGGCGCGGTGGCTGAACGACGACCGTCCCATGATCCAGATGTCGCTGCGCATGAAGAGCAACGACCATTTCTGGTGGACCTTCTTCCACGAGGCGGCGCACATCAGCCTGCATCGCGGAATGAATTTCGTCGACGACAAGAACGGCGAGGACAACGACGTCGAGGCCGAGGCGGATGCCTGGGCCGAGGAGATGCTGGTCGGGCGCGAGCGGATCGATGCCTTCGCCACCACATGCCCACGGACGAAGCAGGAGGTCGTGACCTTCGCCGACGAGGTCGGGCTTCATCCGGGCATCGTGGTCGGCATGCTGCAACACCGACGCGTCCTCGCATTCAGCCACCTGAACGACCTGAAGGCACGTTTGGGATGGGCGGACGAGGTCGCCGCCGCCTGAGTGCGCGGGGCATCGGTCAGGCCGCCTCGGTCATGGGGGCGCTGATGGCCGACAGGCCCATCACCTCCGCCCGTCCCCCGCCGCGGCGAAGGTCTCAAGCAGGCGCCGACGCTCAGCCACGAGAATGCTAGTCCCCGGCGGCTTGGGCGCTGCCGTGCTCCGTACCGGCTCCCGCCTTCCGACGAGCGCGACCGGCCCCTGCGCTGGCATGTCCACCTCTCGCGGGCCTGATGCCAGGGCTTCGGGTCGGCTTACCTCGCCTAGTCCGTTGCCGGCAGCCATCATGGTCTCGCGGAACGCCCGGTGCTGACCGCCGTCCTCGTACACCAGCCGGACCGCCGACGTTCCGCTCGCCACGAGGGCGGCGACCTGCCGCTCGTCGTCCGCCTGCTTCCGGGCGACCGCGTCGGCGGCGGGGGCGTCAACGCCCGCATCGAACGCGTAGCGTCCGCCCGCCACGTCGACGGCCGGTTCCGCCCCCGTGACCTCGAACCGGTCCGACCCTTCCTTGAGGTTCCTCCAGAAGGCCATGTTCGGGTCCTGCCGGTGCCGGGCGAGGTTCTCCGGGGTCATGCGGAACGGGTAGGACTGGAACTGGACGGCTCGCTGCCCGCCCGCGAACGCCTCGCGGACGACGGCGTAAAGCTCCGAGATCGCCTCGTCCGTCATCGCGAAGCAGCCCTGGGACGAGCACGAGCCATGGACCATCAGGTGCGTCCCCGTGCGCCCCAGGGAGCGGTCGTACGCGTTCGGGTAGCCGAGGTTGAACGACAGGTAGAGGCTGGAATTCGCGTTCATGGACTCCGGCGTGATCGCGTAGAAGCCCTCGGGGGCCTGTCGGTCGCCCTCCCGGGTCTTGGGCCCGAGCTGACCCGACCACCGGCACATCGGATACGTCTTCAGCAAGGCGTACCTGCCGTCCGCTCCGCGCTTCCAAAGCTCGATCTCGGACTCCTTCTTGTAGGCCCGCATCAGGATCGGGTCGGCGGAAGACACACCCTTGGTGGACATCAAGGCCAGGGTCTCAGGCGGGATGGGCGCGAGGTGGCGGGTCGAGCCAGCGTACCGTCCGTCCTGGCAGGCGGACAGCGCCGACAGGAGAGCCAACCCGAGCGTGATCTTCTTCAGCATGTCGGCCTCGACGGTATCTGTGTCCGAGCCTGGGCCCGGGAGGGGCATGACGGGTTGCCGTGGCCACGGTTCGGCGGGATCGGGGCTATCATGAGGTCAATTCCCCGGCATCGGGATGCCGCCGGCGCGTTCGGAAGCCGTCGATGAGCAGCAGGACGACGCCCAGGGAGATCCAGGCATCCGCCAGGTTGAAGGTGAACCAGCGCATGCCGCCCATGTGCAGGTCGAGGTAGTCGGTCACGGTCCCATCCATGAACCGGTCGATGAGATTGCCCGCGGCGCCGCCTGCCATCGAGGCGAGCCCGAGGCGTTCGAGCCCGCTTCCCGCTGCCACGGCACAGCCGGCGATGAGGCAGGTAAGCGTGCCCTGGATGCCAAGAAGAAGGGTCAGGGAAGACGGATCGCGTGCCGGGAACAGGCTGAAGCTGATGCCGTGGTTGAACGACAGGCTCAGGTCGACGAAGGGCAGGAAGCCCTGGACCCCACCCTCGGCCAGCCAACTCTCGGCCGCCGCCTTCGCGGCGAGGTCGATGGCCGCGGCGGCCACCAGGATGGCGCCCACCGTCGCGACCCGGCGGGCCAGTCCCTCGGATGGGGTGGTCATCATGCCCTCAGAAGGCGGAGCGCGTTGGCCGTCACCAGGACGGTCGCACCGGTATCCGCCAGGATGGCCGGCCACAGCCCGGTGATGCCGGCGAGCGTGGTCACGAGGAACACCGCCTTCAGTCCGAGTGAGATGGCCACGTTCTGATGGATGTTGCCGAGCGTGGCCCGGGACAGCGCCACGAGGGCGGCGACGTCGGACACCCGGTCGTTGAGAACGGCGGCATCGGCAGTCTCCAGCGCGGCATCGGTACCGCCGCCCATGGCTATGCCGACGTTGGCTGCGGCAAGCGCGGGGGCGTCGTTGATGCCGTCGCCGACCATTGCCACAATCCCCAATTCCTTCAGGGCATTAACCTCGGCGAGCTTGTCCGCAGGTAGAAGATCGGCCCGGGCGGTGAGCCCGAGGCCCCTTGCGATGGCCTCGCCGGTACGGCGGTTGTCGCCCGTCAGCATCACGCACTCGACGCCGAGCCTGCGCAAGGACGCGATGGCGGCGGTCGCATCCTGTCTGGGCTCGTCCCGGACCGCTATGGCGCCGAGGGCCTCGCCGTCCCGGACCACGATGACCGCGGTCTTGCCTGCTTCCTCCAGCGCCGCCACGGTCCGCTCGGCCTCGTCTCCGAGGGGGGCCAGCGTCGCCGCGTGGCGGGGGGAAGCCACCACGACGAGCCGTCCTGCTACGGTGGCCTGGACGGCCTTACCGGGCACCGCCCTGGCGTCACGCACCGGCCGTAACGGGATGCCGTCCACCCCCGCGCGTTCGATAAGAGCTCGGGCGATGGGGTGGCTTGACCCCGCCTCCACCGCCGCTGCCAGCCCGAGAAGGGCCCGGTCCGTCATGCCCGTGGCGAACGGCAACACGTCCGTGACGAGCGGCCGACCGACCGTGAGCGTCCCGGTCTTGTCGAAGGCGACGGTTCGAACCCGCCCGATGGTCTCAAGGGCGGCGCCACCCTTCACCAGAAGTCCGCGACGAGCCCCGGCGGCCAGCCCGGAGGCGATGGCGGCGGGAGTCGAGAGGACGAGTGCGCAGGGGCAGGCGATGAGGAGCAGAGCCAATCCACGATAGATCCAGGTGCTCCAGTCGGCACCGAGCAGGAGGGGCGGCCCAAGCGCGGCCAGCGCGGCGAAGGCGAACGCCACCGGGGTGTAGACGGCGCTGAAGCGGTCGATGAAGCGCGCGGTCGGCGACTTCGACGCCTGCGCCTCCTCCACCATATGCAGGATGCGGGCGACGGTGTTGTCGGAGGGCATCCGGGTCACCCTGACCTGCAGGGCGCCGTCCGCGTTCACGCTGCCAGCGTAGACCGCGTCCCCGATTTCCTTTGGCCGGGGGACGGATTCCCCCGTGATGGGGGACTCGTCGAGGCTCGACGACCCGTCCGTGATCTCACCGTCGGCGGGCACGCGGTCGCCGGGGCGGACCAGCACGGTCTGCCCGATCCGAAGGGCGGCAGCCGGCACCTCGCGCACGATACCGTCCTCCTCGATCAGGCGCGCCGTCTTCGGCACGAGGCCTACGAGCGCCTTGATGCCGGCCCGGGATCGGCCTGCCGCGAAGCCTTCGAGCATCTCGCCGACCGTAAACAGCAGGACCACGACCGCGGCTTCCTCGGCGGCATGGATGGCGAGCGCGCCGACCGTCGCAACCGACATCAGCATCTCGATGGAGAAGGGCGAGCCATTGCGCGCCGCAGCGATGGCCCGGCGTCCGTAGAAGGCAAGCCCAAGGAGCGCCCCGGGCCAGTAGGCGTACTCGCCGACCAGCGCAGGCTGGGCTTGATCCAGTAGGAAGCCCACGGCGAACAAGGCTGCGATGGCAATGGCTAGGAGCCCCTTGCGGCTGCGCCAGGCGGGGGGCTCCGCCTTCTCGTCCTCGACCGAAAGGATATCGGTCCCGGACGAATGGGCATGGGCGAGGTCGGCTGCCGTGGGCAGGGAGGCGACGCCGTAGCCGAGGCCGGCGATCCGCTCCTCAAGCGCAGCCCGGGGCGTCGCGCCCTCATCAAGCACGAGGTCGAGGACCTGGGCCGTGTAGTTCACGCGCACGTCGCCGACGCCGGGGAGGCGGGTCACCGCCGTCTCGATCTTGGCCGCGCAACTCGGGCAATCCATGCCCTTCACGCGGTAGCGCAGTGCGGCGGCTGCGGGGATCTTCCCCATGGTTCCTGTCCCCGGCATGGCATGCTCCGTCGGCCCGGGCGTCGCGCCGGGCGGTGGGACCCCCTATGTGCACCCTGTAGCAACTACAGGGTCAAGACCGTGGCGAACGCATCCTCCATGACCATCGGCGACTTGGCGGCGGCGACGAACACCCGTGTCGAGACGGTCCGGTGGTACGAGAAGGTGAAGCTCCTGCCGAAACCCGCGCGGTCGGCGGGCAACTATCGCCTGTACGGCCCGGAGCACCTGCGTCGTCTGAGCTTCATACGGCGTGGCCGGGACCTCGGCTTCACCGTGGACCAGATCCGCGAGCTTCTGGCTTTGGCCGACGAACGCGGCCGGTCCTGCGCCGAAGTCGACACGATCGCGCGTGCGCACTTGGCGGAGGTCGAGCGGAAACTCTCGGACCTCACCAGGCTCGCCCGTGAGCTGAGCGACGTCATCGGTCAGTGCAAATGCGGCTCGGTCGCAGACTGCCGCATCATCGAGGCCTTGTCGCCTCACGGCGACCTGGCCTGAGCGGGGGACCGACCAAATCGGGGCACCGGCGGATGGAGACGGCCGAGCCGGCGTCAGCCCGATGGGGGTGATCGCCCATCGGTCCAGCGGCGCTCACGTCATGGAGCCAAGGAGATAGAGCAGGATCCAAACGCCAGGAACGAGGAGCAGCACCCAGGCGAAGGAGCGTAAAGCCGCCTTGCGAACGTGCGGCCGCACCCGCCGCCGACGCCGTGGATTGCCTCGCCCCCAAACATTCTCATTTCGCGCAGCCTTCTTGCCGGCCATTGGGCATTCCTAAGTCCGGGGACCTACCTGGCACTTCGAGGGCGGCCGTACCGCCCCGCCCCCTGTTGTCTCCCCACCGTGTCGATTCCGGAGCCTTGCTAGAGGGTCTGTTGCGTCCTCAGGTGCCGGTAAAGGGCATGCACGGCGTCCATGTAGTCGAGGGAGGGACTTTTCCGGCAAAACGCCCGGAGGAAGTTCGCCTGCGCGCTCAGTGGCATCGAGGCCGGCGCCAAGTCGAGGCCCTCGTCGATGCCTTCGGGTGCCCGTATCAGCGCCCCGCTCATGAACCCCTGGGCCCAGGCGAGGTAATCCCGCTCCCTCTCCGGCGCTTCCCCGATGTCATGGATGAAGCGCGCGCAGGTGGATGCGCCGATGCCCACGATCTTCGTGGCCGGCGCCTGCGCCAGGATCACGAAGACGCCCGAAAGCACAGCCGGCATCGCCATCATCGTCCGTTACCATCGGGATCGAGGAGCCTGGAAGCGTGCACGCCGGCCGGATGGCCGGTCATGGCCTCGTGGGTGGCCGAGCATCCCGCGTAGCGCCCGCCCTGGGAAACCATCAAGAGGCGCCGGTCCCCCGAAGCCGATGTCCGGACCGCCAGGAAAGTCCGAGCCGCAGGCCATGCGACGGTTCCCGGAGCGTCACCCTCCCGCGGCGTTCCATGGCGTTGAACGCCTTCCTGGAGGATGGCGGCGTAACGGGCCGGGAGTTCCACGTCGGAGAAGGGGCGGCTGAGCCAGATGACTTGCTGCAGGCCCTCGTCCTTGCAGACCTCCAGGACGACCCGGTCGGTGTCCCGTCCGGCCGAGGGGGGACGGTCATGGAAGTAGATCAGGGCGGTGATGTTGCCTTCCCGGTCCACCATCGAGGGTTTTGGTACCTCCGTCAGCGGCCCCCACGAGAGCCCGAACGGCGCTT
It encodes:
- a CDS encoding type II toxin-antitoxin system RelE/ParE family toxin, with translation MQIRFRSRRLGKALSDPKEMAKAYGDRAKPIRKRLDVLGQAACLSDVPTEPPVRRHQLGGNRDGQLSVTIKDNWRIVFVPDHDPVPCLPDGGLDTGQVTAVEIIEIVDYHGN
- the lspA gene encoding signal peptidase II, with protein sequence MMTTPSEGLARRVATVGAILVAAAAIDLAAKAAAESWLAEGGVQGFLPFVDLSLSFNHGISFSLFPARDPSSLTLLLGIQGTLTCLIAGCAVAAGSGLERLGLASMAGGAAGNLIDRFMDGTVTDYLDLHMGGMRWFTFNLADAWISLGVVLLLIDGFRTRRRHPDAGELTS
- a CDS encoding MerR family transcriptional regulator, whose product is MTIGDLAAATNTRVETVRWYEKVKLLPKPARSAGNYRLYGPEHLRRLSFIRRGRDLGFTVDQIRELLALADERGRSCAEVDTIARAHLAEVERKLSDLTRLARELSDVIGQCKCGSVADCRIIEALSPHGDLA
- a CDS encoding HigA family addiction module antitoxin, which codes for MTTQEAWTPQWATHPGEHLEEYIQERGWSQAEFARIADMTPKLVSTIINGSNPVTPETALKLEHVLGLKAYIWTGLQANWDLFQARQREQEAAVREAEWLKGFPIRELKACGRLPQTNDPGRIMDGLLGLLGIGGPHAYEAKLGSLAVHHRKARTGTTSPHHMLCWLMLGEEKARRLSLPAYDPGRFKQGCAEIRSLTVEMPETFEPRMLEICHASGVALVFQKPLSKTCVFGSARWLNDDRPMIQMSLRMKSNDHFWWTFFHEAAHISLHRGMNFVDDKNGEDNDVEAEADAWAEEMLVGRERIDAFATTCPRTKQEVVTFADEVGLHPGIVVGMLQHRRVLAFSHLNDLKARLGWADEVAAA
- a CDS encoding L,D-transpeptidase family protein; translation: MLKKITLGLALLSALSACQDGRYAGSTRHLAPIPPETLALMSTKGVSSADPILMRAYKKESEIELWKRGADGRYALLKTYPMCRWSGQLGPKTREGDRQAPEGFYAITPESMNANSSLYLSFNLGYPNAYDRSLGRTGTHLMVHGSCSSQGCFAMTDEAISELYAVVREAFAGGQRAVQFQSYPFRMTPENLARHRQDPNMAFWRNLKEGSDRFEVTGAEPAVDVAGGRYAFDAGVDAPAADAVARKQADDERQVAALVASGTSAVRLVYEDGGQHRAFRETMMAAGNGLGEVSRPEALASGPREVDMPAQGPVALVGRREPVRSTAAPKPPGTSILVAERRRLLETFAAAGDGRR
- a CDS encoding heavy metal translocating P-type ATPase translates to MGKIPAAAALRYRVKGMDCPSCAAKIETAVTRLPGVGDVRVNYTAQVLDLVLDEGATPRAALEERIAGLGYGVASLPTAADLAHAHSSGTDILSVEDEKAEPPAWRSRKGLLAIAIAALFAVGFLLDQAQPALVGEYAYWPGALLGLAFYGRRAIAAARNGSPFSIEMLMSVATVGALAIHAAEEAAVVVLLFTVGEMLEGFAAGRSRAGIKALVGLVPKTARLIEEDGIVREVPAAALRIGQTVLVRPGDRVPADGEITDGSSSLDESPITGESVPRPKEIGDAVYAGSVNADGALQVRVTRMPSDNTVARILHMVEEAQASKSPTARFIDRFSAVYTPVAFAFAALAALGPPLLLGADWSTWIYRGLALLLIACPCALVLSTPAAIASGLAAGARRGLLVKGGAALETIGRVRTVAFDKTGTLTVGRPLVTDVLPFATGMTDRALLGLAAAVEAGSSHPIARALIERAGVDGIPLRPVRDARAVPGKAVQATVAGRLVVVASPRHAATLAPLGDEAERTVAALEEAGKTAVIVVRDGEALGAIAVRDEPRQDATAAIASLRRLGVECVMLTGDNRRTGEAIARGLGLTARADLLPADKLAEVNALKELGIVAMVGDGINDAPALAAANVGIAMGGGTDAALETADAAVLNDRVSDVAALVALSRATLGNIHQNVAISLGLKAVFLVTTLAGITGLWPAILADTGATVLVTANALRLLRA